One window from the genome of Aphis gossypii isolate Hap1 unplaced genomic scaffold, ASM2018417v2 Contig00474, whole genome shotgun sequence encodes:
- the LOC126554346 gene encoding uncharacterized protein LOC126554346 produces the protein MEFVKIMILLMAVVMPIIHSLPTQTTPSELQGGEDNSTPFFLEIELDRGQEQADIDNKRNDMDLITFIKNKLALRKKNLLEKLKDYSLLKETFHFPLGIGSLKGLYTFLFNIGNIRERRSFRSSAKTTTTTTTERYGDWEIENPPNDGDTALTMYK, from the exons ATGGAGTTTgtgaaaattatgatattgctGATGGCCGTCGTTATGCCGATCATACATTCATTACCAACCCAGACAACACCCTCGGAATTACAAG GTGGTGAAGACAACTCAACACCATTTTTTCTTGAAATCGAACTGGATCGTGGTCAGGAACAGgcagatatagataataaaagaaatgatatggatttaataacatttatcaaGAATAAATTggctttaagaaaaaaaaatcttcttgAAAAGCTAAAGGACTACTCACTTCTAAAGGAAACATTTCATTTCCCATTAGGTATTGGAAGTCTAAAGGGATTATATACATTCCTattcaatataggtaatatccgAGAAAGGAGAAGTTTTAGATCATCGGcgaaaacaacaacaacaacaaccacAGAACGTTATGGAGATTGGGAAATTGAAAACCCTCCTAATGATGGAGACACTGCTCTTACTATGTACAAGTGA